A genome region from Chryseobacterium sp. G0186 includes the following:
- the dnaN gene encoding DNA polymerase III subunit beta, translating into MKFIISSGELQKALQTVSGVISSSQSRPILENYLFELDGNNVTITASDGETTLVTSLEVKSDDSGKFAVPAKIFQDFIKTYGEQPLTFVVKDNAEGTGSQLEILDEKDNFAVALDNADDYPELPEFDASQSVTMPAGVLSEALTNTLFATSNDSLRPVMTGVLFQFGENETNFVSTDSHRLVVYKRTDLMNAEPMEFIMPKKPLNIFKNILASSNEDVKIDFNENMAKFTFDKHIWICRLIDGKYPNYTAVIPKENPNVLTINRNLLLGAIKRASIMSNKSTNQVRFKLSGNILHLHAEDTEYANKADMQIPCDYNGEDINIGFSSKFLTEMLTILGSDDITMKMSQPNRPGIIEPLDGLEENENILMLSMPVIGL; encoded by the coding sequence ATGAAATTTATTATTTCAAGTGGTGAACTGCAGAAGGCGTTGCAAACTGTAAGTGGCGTAATATCAAGCTCTCAATCGAGACCGATTTTAGAAAACTATCTTTTTGAATTAGACGGAAATAATGTTACCATTACAGCATCTGATGGCGAGACGACTCTTGTTACTTCATTGGAGGTGAAGTCTGATGATTCAGGTAAATTTGCTGTTCCTGCTAAAATTTTTCAGGATTTTATCAAAACATATGGAGAACAGCCTTTAACATTTGTGGTAAAGGACAATGCTGAGGGAACTGGAAGCCAGCTTGAGATTTTGGATGAAAAAGATAATTTCGCAGTAGCATTGGATAACGCTGATGACTACCCTGAGCTGCCAGAATTTGACGCTTCACAAAGTGTGACAATGCCGGCAGGTGTATTGTCTGAAGCTTTAACCAATACATTATTTGCTACAAGTAACGATTCTCTTCGTCCGGTAATGACAGGAGTTCTTTTCCAGTTTGGAGAAAATGAAACAAACTTTGTTTCTACAGACTCTCACAGATTGGTTGTTTACAAAAGAACAGATCTGATGAATGCCGAGCCGATGGAGTTTATCATGCCTAAGAAACCTTTGAACATTTTCAAAAATATCCTGGCAAGTTCCAATGAAGACGTGAAAATCGACTTCAATGAGAATATGGCTAAATTTACTTTTGATAAACATATCTGGATCTGTAGACTGATTGACGGAAAATATCCAAACTATACAGCAGTAATTCCTAAGGAAAATCCAAATGTATTGACGATCAACAGAAACCTTTTATTGGGAGCAATCAAAAGAGCATCTATCATGTCCAACAAATCTACCAATCAGGTAAGATTTAAGCTTTCAGGGAATATTCTTCACTTACATGCAGAAGATACTGAATATGCAAACAAGGCAGACATGCAGATTCCTTGCGACTATAACGGAGAAGATATTAATATCGGATTCAGTTCTAAGTTCTTAACTGAAATGTTAACGATTCTAGGATCTGATGATATTACCATGAAAATGTCTCAGCCCAACAGACCGGGAATCATTGAGCCTCTTGATGGTCTTGAAGAAAACGAAAACATCCTAATGTTATCAATGCCGGTAATCGGATTATAA
- a CDS encoding diacylglycerol kinase family protein: MQKPPLHKSFLNAFRGLFAMVKTERNFQIELSAFIINLFLIFYLPLSRLDATLILIVSAAVLSAEIFNTAIEKICDIIQPNFDKRIGFIKDIAAGAVVLTAIVAVITGILVYEKYLF, translated from the coding sequence ATGCAAAAACCTCCTCTCCATAAAAGTTTTCTGAATGCTTTCCGGGGTCTTTTTGCCATGGTAAAAACAGAAAGAAATTTTCAGATTGAATTGTCTGCGTTTATTATCAATCTGTTTTTAATTTTTTATTTGCCACTTTCCCGCCTTGATGCCACCCTTATTCTTATCGTCTCTGCTGCTGTTTTAAGTGCCGAAATTTTCAATACTGCCATTGAAAAGATCTGTGACATCATACAGCCTAATTTCGATAAAAGAATAGGCTTTATTAAGGATATTGCCGCAGGAGCTGTTGTATTGACCGCTATTGTTGCTGTAATAACAGGCATTCTGGTTTATGAAAAATATCTTTTTTAA
- a CDS encoding lipocalin family protein → MKKIVAGILILGTFSSCTLGDDTPTGNNNNNVYDTNIVGLWKIQTEYQVSGSNKETIINESVPDDCKKKSTYEFRNDGKYYMNDYNTTGSICKNTESTLPYFYDSTQMKLTINNNNADVLELNLHKLVILTHANYDYNGDGTLDYIKTIFYK, encoded by the coding sequence ATGAAAAAGATAGTAGCGGGAATTTTAATATTGGGAACTTTTTCATCATGCACCCTTGGTGATGATACTCCAACAGGAAATAATAACAACAATGTTTATGATACCAACATTGTCGGATTATGGAAAATACAAACTGAATATCAGGTTTCAGGAAGTAATAAAGAGACCATTATCAATGAAAGTGTTCCTGATGACTGTAAGAAAAAGAGCACTTATGAATTCAGAAATGATGGAAAATATTATATGAATGATTATAATACCACGGGGTCTATCTGTAAAAACACAGAGTCTACTCTTCCCTATTTTTATGATTCTACACAAATGAAACTTACCATTAACAATAATAACGCTGACGTTCTTGAGCTAAATCTTCACAAGCTTGTGATTCTGACCCATGCCAACTATGATTATAATGGTGATGGTACTCTTGACTATATAAAGACTATTTTTTACAAATAG
- a CDS encoding GyrI-like domain-containing protein: MKNVKVEPFKVIGIAVRTTNEDNQAAKDIPVLWEKFMSENILNTIPNKIDTIIYSIYTDYEKDHTKPYTTILGCKVENLDHIPEGMVGKSFEGGEYVKFTVKGNLSEGLVINEWIKIWNMDLGRTFTSDFEMYGEKAQNPVDAEVDILIAVQ; this comes from the coding sequence ATGAAAAACGTGAAAGTGGAACCTTTTAAGGTGATCGGTATTGCAGTAAGAACAACCAATGAGGATAATCAGGCTGCAAAAGATATTCCTGTATTGTGGGAGAAATTCATGAGTGAAAATATTCTGAATACAATTCCCAATAAAATAGACACTATTATTTACTCCATCTACACAGACTATGAAAAAGATCATACGAAACCTTATACCACAATTCTAGGATGCAAAGTGGAAAACCTGGATCATATTCCCGAGGGAATGGTCGGCAAATCTTTTGAGGGAGGAGAGTATGTGAAATTTACAGTGAAGGGTAACTTGTCAGAGGGATTGGTCATCAACGAGTGGATCAAAATCTGGAATATGGATCTAGGCAGAACATTTACCTCTGATTTTGAAATGTATGGAGAAAAGGCACAAAACCCTGTTGATGCAGAAGTAGATATTTTAATTGCTGTGCAATAA
- a CDS encoding gamma-glutamylcyclotransferase family protein, with product MPNLFSYGTLQKEQVQTETFGRILQGKKDILSGYKLDMLEITDPEVLRKSGQKYHPVLKFSGNEEDEVHGMLFQVTEAEILQADEYEVDDYKRIETIFKSGEKGFIYVGI from the coding sequence ATGCCCAATTTATTTTCTTACGGAACATTGCAGAAAGAGCAGGTTCAAACCGAAACATTCGGACGGATTTTACAAGGAAAAAAAGATATTTTATCCGGATATAAACTGGATATGCTTGAAATTACAGATCCCGAAGTACTGCGTAAAAGCGGTCAGAAATACCATCCTGTATTGAAATTCTCAGGAAATGAAGAAGATGAGGTTCATGGGATGCTTTTCCAGGTTACAGAAGCTGAAATTCTTCAGGCAGACGAATATGAAGTAGATGATTATAAAAGAATAGAAACCATTTTTAAGTCCGGAGAAAAGGGCTTTATCTATGTAGGGATATAA
- a CDS encoding SGNH/GDSL hydrolase family protein has protein sequence MKKIVYGLFFGDSITYGEYDGVFGGWVDILKRYALQKFHEGNGDELILFNLGIGGETTEGLLKRMPVELNARNSADGNLVFISYGANDLAIKEGIQVVAPETFKSNIQTAVHHAKQFSDDIYLVSILPVSQKIDGVVVGSGKLRTNEEVVIYNQILKNIASDQSLKYIDFYTAFLEDREFLLSADGVHPNEKGYGIMAEIAIPIIEKYL, from the coding sequence ATGAAGAAAATAGTGTATGGACTGTTCTTTGGAGACAGTATAACGTATGGCGAATATGATGGCGTTTTTGGCGGTTGGGTAGATATTCTGAAGAGATATGCCCTGCAAAAGTTTCATGAGGGAAATGGAGATGAATTGATTCTATTCAACCTCGGAATTGGTGGAGAAACTACAGAAGGTTTATTGAAACGGATGCCTGTTGAATTGAATGCAAGAAATTCGGCAGACGGAAACCTTGTTTTTATAAGCTATGGAGCCAATGACCTTGCCATCAAGGAAGGAATACAGGTCGTAGCACCTGAGACCTTTAAAAGTAATATTCAGACAGCTGTTCACCATGCAAAACAGTTTTCAGATGATATTTATCTGGTAAGTATTCTTCCCGTTTCTCAAAAAATAGATGGAGTAGTAGTGGGTTCAGGAAAATTAAGAACCAATGAAGAAGTAGTTATTTACAATCAGATTCTTAAGAATATTGCATCCGATCAATCTTTGAAGTATATCGATTTTTATACTGCTTTTCTGGAGGATAGAGAGTTTTTACTTTCCGCTGACGGAGTTCACCCCAACGAAAAAGGCTATGGAATAATGGCAGAAATTGCAATCCCCATCATTGAAAAATATTTATAA
- a CDS encoding ribonuclease inhibitor has translation MLNTSNNNTRKMIVIHGGHFSSLQEFYEEVSSVLMKDTDWKVGTLDGFDDILYGDFGVFENNEEIVIVWKESGKSKEDLGFIATREFYENKIRQGKPFNVELIQQKLDDLNTGKGQTLFEILVEIIESHANISLMLE, from the coding sequence GTGTTGAATACTTCAAATAACAATACAAGAAAAATGATCGTCATCCATGGCGGTCATTTTTCGTCTTTACAAGAATTCTACGAAGAAGTTTCCAGTGTTTTGATGAAAGATACAGACTGGAAAGTGGGAACCCTTGATGGTTTTGATGATATTCTCTACGGTGACTTCGGTGTTTTTGAAAACAATGAAGAAATTGTGATAGTCTGGAAAGAATCAGGGAAGTCAAAGGAAGATCTGGGATTTATTGCTACCCGTGAATTTTATGAAAATAAGATCAGACAGGGAAAGCCTTTCAATGTAGAATTAATTCAGCAAAAACTGGATGATTTGAATACTGGAAAAGGACAAACACTCTTTGAAATATTGGTTGAAATTATAGAGTCACATGCTAATATTAGTCTGATGTTGGAGTGA
- a CDS encoding phosphoribosylformylglycinamidine synthase, whose product MSNNKRIFVEKRGIFDVESPKIFDEVKAVVPAIQTVKVYNVYDIFGLNDGEFEKVVNNTFVDPITDILHTENPAKGIHFGMEFLPGQYDQRADSAQQCIALLTENEKSKVRSGKLIEFEGVSEADLVKIKDLLINKVESQEKDLSILDIPADETPSKVLIHENFINFNDAELENFYNNHGFALGLDDLKFIQDYFKTEQRNPTETELKVLDTYWSDHCRHTTFETELSDIQFEGDFKHTLETIFNDYIEKRKFLGRELKPISLMDLATVCGKYFHKTGNLDNLVISDEINACTIQIEAEYDGKKEPWYLLFKNETHNHPTEIEPFGGASTCLGGAIRDPLSGRSFVFQAMRLTGAADVLESVDKTLLGKLPQKTITKQAANGYSSYGNQIGLATTMVSEIYDEGYKAKRMEVGFVTGAVPVDWVRREKPENGDSIIILGGATGRDGVGGASGSSKEQDETSIHTMSSEVQKGNAVEERKIQRLFRNPDVTRLIKKSNDFGAGGVSVAIGEIADSLEVNLDVLPLKYEGLNGTELAISESQERMAVVVDPKDKEQFIKFCEAENIVAVEVAKVTDSGRMQMFWKGDKIVDLSRAFLDTNGCSKSQEVKINHLEEVKEDTKAFTKENFLNILKDKNVASQKGLLEMFDSSIGATTVAMPLGGKYQQTLMEGSVQTLPILGAKDIKTVSLASWGFDAEISKQNSLLGASYAVVESVAKIVAMGGDYKNIRLSFQEYFEKLGQSPEKWGKPLASLLGAYDAQINLGLAAIGGKDSMSGTYQDLNVPPTLISFACANGEKQNIISPEFKTAGNKVYFFNHIAQESGLPNYDALKEVYEFIFENIKSGKIVSVKTVKEGGVAVALAKMSFGNRLGAEINADEKTLLAKNIGSLIIESKEELSSAALQLIGEVKDSGTVKINTLESSILDLVSANTNTFENLFPTVEKEKITVEIDEKSNSVNPRNIIIKKHGIAQPKVFAPVFPGTNCEYDTLNAFQKEGAVVSSLPLININHQLLDESIDAWVEEIKTSQILAFSGGFSAGDEPDGSAKFIVNVLKNEKMRNAVHELLDRDGMIIGICNGFQALVKSGLLPYGRIKDLDENSPTLAHNAIRRHISQMVTVQVVNDESPWLKGMKGETFTIPISHGEGRFMASEEEIKKLYENGQIATQYIDLDGNIAHGMPFNPNNSLFGIEGITSPCGKIYGRMGHPERFAEGLMKNIPTANYHNIFKNGVEYFK is encoded by the coding sequence ATGTCTAATAACAAAAGAATTTTCGTAGAAAAAAGAGGAATTTTCGATGTTGAAAGTCCAAAAATTTTTGATGAAGTAAAAGCGGTTGTTCCGGCAATTCAAACGGTAAAGGTCTACAATGTGTATGATATCTTTGGTTTGAATGACGGGGAGTTTGAAAAAGTGGTAAACAACACTTTCGTAGACCCTATTACTGATATTTTACACACAGAAAACCCTGCAAAAGGTATTCATTTCGGAATGGAGTTTTTGCCTGGTCAGTATGATCAGAGAGCAGATTCTGCACAACAGTGTATTGCTTTATTAACAGAAAATGAAAAATCAAAAGTAAGAAGTGGAAAACTGATCGAATTTGAAGGAGTATCCGAAGCAGATTTGGTTAAAATTAAGGACCTTTTGATCAACAAGGTAGAATCTCAGGAAAAGGACCTTTCAATCTTGGACATTCCTGCAGACGAAACCCCATCAAAGGTTTTGATTCACGAAAATTTCATCAATTTCAATGATGCTGAGCTTGAGAATTTTTATAACAATCATGGCTTTGCATTAGGCTTAGATGACCTGAAGTTTATTCAGGATTACTTTAAAACAGAGCAAAGAAACCCTACAGAAACTGAATTGAAGGTACTGGATACCTACTGGAGCGATCACTGTCGTCATACAACATTTGAGACAGAACTGTCAGACATTCAGTTTGAAGGAGATTTCAAACATACATTGGAAACTATTTTCAATGACTATATCGAAAAAAGAAAATTCTTAGGCCGTGAGCTGAAGCCTATTTCCCTAATGGATTTAGCAACAGTATGCGGTAAATATTTCCATAAAACAGGGAATCTGGATAACCTTGTGATTTCTGATGAGATCAATGCATGTACCATCCAGATCGAAGCAGAATACGACGGTAAAAAAGAACCTTGGTATTTACTATTCAAAAACGAAACCCACAATCACCCAACGGAAATTGAACCTTTCGGAGGGGCTTCAACCTGTTTAGGAGGAGCAATCAGAGATCCATTGTCCGGAAGATCTTTCGTATTTCAGGCTATGAGATTAACAGGGGCTGCAGATGTTTTAGAATCTGTTGACAAAACCTTACTGGGGAAATTACCTCAGAAAACGATCACAAAACAGGCTGCTAACGGATATTCATCTTACGGTAACCAGATTGGATTGGCAACTACTATGGTTTCTGAAATCTATGACGAGGGCTATAAGGCAAAGAGAATGGAGGTAGGTTTCGTTACCGGTGCTGTTCCTGTAGACTGGGTAAGACGTGAAAAGCCTGAAAATGGGGATTCAATCATTATTTTAGGAGGTGCCACAGGTAGAGACGGTGTTGGAGGAGCAAGCGGAAGTTCAAAAGAGCAGGATGAAACCTCTATCCACACCATGAGCTCAGAAGTTCAGAAAGGAAATGCCGTAGAAGAACGTAAAATCCAGAGGCTATTCAGAAACCCAGATGTAACAAGACTGATCAAGAAGTCAAATGACTTTGGAGCAGGAGGTGTTTCCGTAGCCATTGGAGAAATTGCAGACTCTCTTGAGGTAAACCTTGATGTATTACCATTAAAATATGAAGGACTTAATGGAACAGAACTGGCGATTTCTGAATCTCAGGAAAGAATGGCTGTTGTGGTAGATCCAAAAGATAAAGAACAGTTCATCAAATTCTGTGAAGCTGAAAACATTGTTGCTGTAGAAGTGGCAAAAGTAACAGATTCAGGAAGAATGCAGATGTTCTGGAAAGGAGATAAAATTGTAGATCTTTCAAGAGCGTTTCTGGATACCAACGGATGTTCAAAATCTCAAGAGGTAAAAATTAACCACCTTGAAGAAGTAAAAGAAGACACGAAAGCTTTCACAAAGGAAAACTTCCTGAATATCTTAAAAGATAAAAATGTAGCTTCCCAAAAAGGATTACTGGAAATGTTCGACTCTTCCATTGGAGCGACTACAGTAGCAATGCCTTTAGGAGGAAAATATCAGCAGACCTTAATGGAGGGAAGTGTACAGACACTTCCGATTTTAGGAGCAAAAGATATTAAAACCGTTTCCCTGGCAAGTTGGGGATTCGATGCTGAAATTTCAAAACAAAACTCATTATTAGGAGCATCTTATGCTGTTGTAGAAAGTGTTGCGAAGATTGTTGCCATGGGTGGTGACTATAAAAATATCAGATTAAGTTTCCAGGAATATTTTGAAAAGCTAGGGCAGTCTCCTGAAAAATGGGGTAAACCTTTAGCTTCACTTTTAGGAGCTTATGATGCTCAGATCAACCTTGGTCTTGCAGCCATCGGAGGTAAAGATTCCATGAGCGGAACTTATCAGGATCTGAATGTTCCTCCAACTTTGATCTCTTTTGCATGTGCCAACGGAGAAAAACAAAACATCATTTCACCTGAATTTAAGACGGCAGGAAATAAAGTATATTTCTTCAACCATATCGCTCAGGAAAGTGGTCTTCCAAACTATGATGCTTTAAAAGAAGTCTATGAATTCATCTTTGAAAACATCAAATCAGGAAAGATTGTTTCTGTGAAAACAGTGAAAGAAGGAGGTGTGGCAGTTGCATTGGCAAAAATGAGCTTCGGAAACAGATTAGGTGCTGAAATTAACGCTGATGAAAAGACATTATTAGCTAAAAATATCGGAAGCCTGATCATTGAATCCAAAGAAGAATTAAGCTCAGCAGCTCTTCAATTGATCGGAGAAGTAAAGGATTCAGGAACTGTAAAAATTAATACCCTTGAATCCAGCATTCTTGATTTGGTTTCGGCTAATACCAACACATTTGAGAATCTTTTCCCAACAGTAGAGAAAGAAAAAATTACGGTTGAAATTGATGAGAAATCAAACTCTGTCAACCCGAGAAATATCATCATCAAAAAACACGGGATTGCACAGCCTAAAGTTTTTGCTCCCGTATTCCCGGGAACAAACTGTGAGTATGACACCCTGAATGCATTCCAGAAAGAAGGTGCTGTGGTAAGCAGCTTACCTTTAATCAACATCAATCACCAGTTATTGGACGAAAGTATTGATGCTTGGGTGGAGGAAATCAAAACATCCCAGATCTTAGCATTCTCAGGAGGTTTCTCCGCAGGTGATGAGCCGGATGGTTCTGCAAAATTCATTGTAAACGTTCTGAAAAACGAAAAAATGAGAAATGCAGTTCATGAATTACTGGACAGAGACGGTATGATCATCGGAATCTGTAATGGGTTCCAGGCTTTGGTTAAATCAGGATTATTGCCGTACGGAAGAATCAAGGATCTGGATGAAAATTCACCAACATTGGCTCATAATGCAATCAGAAGACACATCTCCCAGATGGTGACAGTGCAGGTTGTAAATGACGAAAGCCCTTGGTTAAAAGGAATGAAAGGAGAAACTTTCACTATCCCGATTTCTCACGGTGAAGGACGTTTTATGGCTTCAGAAGAGGAAATCAAGAAGCTTTATGAAAACGGACAGATTGCAACCCAGTACATTGATCTTGATGGAAACATTGCTCACGGAATGCCGTTTAACCCTAATAATTCATTATTCGGAATTGAAGGAATCACCAGCCCATGTGGAAAGATCTACGGAAGAATGGGACACCCGGAGCGTTTTGCAGAAGGCCTCATGAAGAATATACCTACCGCGAATTATCACAATATATTCAAAAACGGTGTTGAATACTTCAAATAA
- a CDS encoding YhcG family protein → MLQNQNHQQLMTDLKELVDHTRGQVAAQVNSAMVVLYWKIGQRINEDILGNKRAEYGKEVVVQISQQLTLEFGSSFSEKNIRKMMQFASVFDKFEIVASAMRQLSWTHFLLLIPISQETKRNFYLEVCKIENWSVRTLRDKINSLLFERTAISKQPEQIIDKELKNWSENNILNPDLVFKDPYFLDFLELKDTFSEKDLEESIIVELQKFISELGSDFAFLSRQKRITIDNRDYYIDLLFYHRKLKSLIVIELKIGEFEASHKGQMELYLAYLNKYEKIDGENPPIGLILCSGKNSEHIELMNLEGDNIKIAEYLLILPSEKVLLEKLNRSIEIARNKFENKSNIKKSDI, encoded by the coding sequence ATGTTACAAAATCAGAATCATCAACAATTAATGACCGATCTAAAAGAACTGGTTGACCACACGAGAGGTCAGGTTGCGGCTCAGGTGAATTCGGCGATGGTGGTTTTGTACTGGAAAATCGGACAAAGAATAAATGAAGATATTTTAGGAAATAAAAGAGCAGAGTATGGTAAAGAGGTCGTTGTACAGATATCTCAGCAACTTACCTTAGAATTTGGAAGTTCTTTCTCTGAGAAAAACATCCGAAAAATGATGCAGTTTGCTTCTGTCTTTGATAAATTTGAGATAGTCGCATCAGCGATGCGACAATTGTCATGGACCCATTTTTTACTCCTCATTCCGATCTCTCAGGAGACTAAGAGAAACTTTTATCTTGAAGTTTGTAAAATTGAAAATTGGAGCGTCAGAACGTTAAGAGACAAAATTAATTCTTTGCTTTTTGAACGGACTGCAATAAGTAAACAGCCTGAACAAATCATTGACAAAGAACTTAAAAATTGGTCTGAAAATAATATTTTAAATCCTGATCTGGTCTTTAAAGATCCCTATTTTCTTGATTTTTTAGAATTGAAGGATACTTTTTCTGAAAAAGATTTAGAAGAATCCATTATTGTGGAACTTCAAAAATTTATTTCCGAATTGGGAAGTGATTTTGCATTTCTTTCAAGACAAAAGAGAATTACAATAGATAACAGGGACTATTACATTGATTTGCTTTTCTACCATAGAAAACTAAAATCCTTGATAGTTATCGAACTCAAAATAGGAGAATTTGAAGCCAGTCATAAAGGGCAGATGGAACTTTACCTTGCATACCTTAATAAGTATGAAAAAATAGATGGTGAAAACCCGCCGATTGGTTTAATCCTTTGTTCCGGGAAAAACTCTGAGCATATAGAATTGATGAATCTGGAAGGAGATAATATAAAAATTGCAGAATATTTACTTATCTTACCTTCAGAAAAAGTTTTGCTTGAAAAATTGAATCGTTCAATAGAGATAGCAAGAAATAAATTTGAAAATAAATCTAATATTAAAAAATCTGACATCTAA
- a CDS encoding serine hydrolase, with product MRNVLLLLLTLTFVKGYSQSENKVYSIIEANAKNLAQKSGAYSVSVGILKDGKVYTKHFGELDKGKGNKADDTTYFEIASVTKLFTGQLLAQAVLEGKVNLDDDVRKYLKGSYPNLEYNGVPIKIKNLISYQTALPRNLPNDDELRKNMTDETPFLYNKLNENYTKEDFKKDLATVTLNQQPGTEYKYSNLSLEMTGLILENIYGKSYESLLKENIFSKLGMNHTKLELDKNEVQANGYHINYRLMPASKSNLWGSGGSKTKSTIGDMVKFLKEELDVKNKVAQESQRNIDNSKEAWYGYFWDQNFISEKGKMGFKHGGSYGTNTWFAIYPELNIGVCIIVNINGPEVFNALYNTSADLVGDLISTSDKDKKEVYGYTVKESNVVFSYTHPKNLDAGLINTMSVAGSFNDWNPENKEYQMVKKDKNRFELAVPVSRFEKGKTYSFKFVVNKDGWMTTPKSASNTDGTEHNNLIVTL from the coding sequence ATGAGAAATGTATTGTTACTTTTATTAACCTTGACTTTTGTGAAGGGGTATTCGCAAAGTGAAAACAAGGTGTATTCAATAATAGAGGCAAATGCTAAAAATCTTGCCCAAAAATCGGGTGCCTATTCTGTTTCCGTTGGTATTTTAAAAGATGGTAAAGTGTATACCAAACACTTTGGAGAACTTGATAAAGGGAAAGGAAATAAAGCAGATGATACTACCTATTTTGAAATAGCTTCCGTTACCAAACTTTTTACAGGCCAGTTATTGGCACAGGCCGTGTTGGAGGGTAAAGTAAACCTTGATGATGACGTACGTAAATATCTGAAAGGATCTTACCCAAACTTAGAATACAATGGAGTTCCGATAAAAATTAAAAATTTAATTTCCTATCAGACCGCTCTTCCAAGAAATCTTCCTAATGATGATGAATTGAGGAAAAACATGACAGATGAGACTCCTTTTTTGTACAATAAGTTAAATGAAAATTACACCAAAGAAGACTTTAAAAAAGATCTGGCAACCGTTACATTAAACCAGCAGCCCGGTACAGAATATAAATACAGCAATTTAAGTCTGGAAATGACAGGTCTGATATTGGAAAATATCTACGGAAAAAGCTATGAAAGCCTTCTAAAAGAAAATATATTTTCAAAATTGGGAATGAATCATACCAAGCTCGAACTTGATAAAAATGAAGTTCAGGCCAATGGGTATCATATCAATTACCGTCTGATGCCGGCTTCAAAAAGTAATTTGTGGGGATCAGGAGGCTCAAAAACCAAATCTACAATAGGAGATATGGTGAAATTTTTAAAAGAAGAGTTGGATGTAAAAAATAAAGTAGCTCAGGAGTCACAAAGAAATATTGATAATAGTAAAGAAGCCTGGTATGGATATTTCTGGGACCAAAATTTTATTAGTGAAAAGGGAAAAATGGGATTTAAACATGGTGGATCTTATGGAACAAATACCTGGTTTGCTATATATCCTGAGTTGAATATAGGAGTTTGCATCATTGTAAACATCAACGGGCCTGAAGTTTTTAATGCACTTTATAACACTTCGGCAGACTTAGTTGGTGACCTTATTTCCACCTCAGATAAAGATAAAAAAGAAGTATATGGGTATACTGTTAAAGAGAGTAACGTTGTCTTCTCTTACACTCATCCAAAAAATCTGGATGCAGGTCTTATCAACACTATGTCTGTAGCAGGAAGCTTCAATGACTGGAATCCTGAAAATAAAGAATATCAAATGGTAAAAAAAGATAAGAACCGATTTGAACTGGCTGTTCCGGTCTCCAGGTTTGAAAAAGGAAAAACCTATTCTTTTAAATTTGTAGTCAATAAAGACGGTTGGATGACAACACCTAAAAGTGCTTCCAATACAGACGGAACAGAACATAATAATTTAATCGTAACCCTGTAA